Genomic DNA from Flavobacterium sp. N502540:
TCATGGCAACCCATGTAGCGTCCAGATCATCTCTATAGTTTATACCGTATTGATATTGGTGTGGCCATTGCAGCCAGGTTCCTTCATGCGGAGCAGATTCTTCAGGCATGGTATACATAATCTCGCTTTTAATGGATTCAGTTGGTTCGTTTGGTGTTGCAGACATTCCGTCTTCCTGGCAGGAAGTGAACAAAGGAAGTAGTACTATTGGTAAAAATAATTTTTTCATCTTAATTTGAGTTTGTTGTGGATTAACTTGTTTAGTGTCATTGTGTTACTAGTGTTTTGACGATGCAAAGATAGTATCAAGCGATAAACGGTTAGTTGTCCAAAATGGACAAATCAAATAAGCGGAATAAAAATCGCTGTGAGATAGTCAGATTCGTTATCACAATTGTCGCTGGTTTTTAGATATTGTTCAATAACAGGCAAATGTGAAAGTTCAAAATCATGGGTTAGAAACCAGCCACCAAAGATTTGATTATACGTTTCTTCAAGGGTGTTGTAGCTTCCATGGTGAAAAAAGCGAGCATATTTGCCTCCAAAAATTTGCTTCTTTGGAAGATTTTTAAGAACAGCAGTTGTAGCAATGCAGGCTTCGTAAGTGCAGTTTATTTTTTCGGTAATTAAAATATCATCCGTTATAACTCCGAAGAAATGAGCATCAGTTTGAGGGAATTCATTTTTTAAAAGAGTGTCCCAAAGATTTTCTATTTCGGGATTAATATAATGCGTTTTGGAGCTAAGATAATAAACAGCTGTTTCCGGAATTACAAGTATTTCAGGCTTTAAAAAGGAGGTAAAAGATTGAAGAATACCCGTATCGTTTAATAAAAGTTCTTTTTGATTGCGGGCTAGTGAAGGAGCGCAGTCGAAATGTTTTTTGAAGGTTTTTGAAAAAGACTGTACATCGGCAAAACCTACTTCAAGCGCAATTTCTGAGATTTGTTTGTTCGAATAGATTAGTTTTTTGTACCCGTTTTCTACTTTCAATCGGGTTTGATAAGCGCCGATGGTTTCATTGAATAAAGAATAAAAAATGCGTTGCAAATTCCTGTAGGAG
This window encodes:
- a CDS encoding AraC family transcriptional regulator, with product MSDFNLKHIYNTRNYIEMNYNQIISINSLERISCYSYRNLQRIFYSLFNETIGAYQTRLKVENGYKKLIYSNKQISEIALEVGFADVQSFSKTFKKHFDCAPSLARNQKELLLNDTGILQSFTSFLKPEILVIPETAVYYLSSKTHYINPEIENLWDTLLKNEFPQTDAHFFGVITDDILITEKINCTYEACIATTAVLKNLPKKQIFGGKYARFFHHGSYNTLEETYNQIFGGWFLTHDFELSHLPVIEQYLKTSDNCDNESDYLTAIFIPLI